The following proteins are encoded in a genomic region of Nonomuraea muscovyensis:
- a CDS encoding TetR/AcrR family transcriptional regulator, with the protein MGGSRRWGRSTSTREALLRAAREVFLARGYGEATVADIVQASGISVGSLYHHFGGKPGLFLALWEQFMRGQEERTSRAARAVGGTGERFLAGARAYLEGSWEDRDLARLFLESDGPAEFDAVRRQRGWDWIGGNKRLLGLDDTRRSHVLVVLLTTMMREAGREVAVCESEREATETIDEAIRLVRRVLPASAD; encoded by the coding sequence ATGGGCGGCAGCCGCCGCTGGGGCCGGTCCACCAGCACCCGCGAGGCGCTGCTGCGCGCCGCCCGCGAGGTGTTCCTGGCCAGGGGGTACGGCGAGGCCACGGTGGCCGACATCGTCCAGGCGTCGGGCATCAGCGTGGGCAGCCTCTACCACCACTTCGGCGGCAAGCCGGGCCTGTTCCTCGCCCTGTGGGAGCAGTTCATGCGCGGCCAGGAGGAGCGCACCTCGCGGGCGGCCAGGGCGGTCGGGGGCACCGGCGAACGGTTCCTCGCCGGGGCCCGCGCCTACCTCGAAGGCTCCTGGGAGGACCGCGACCTGGCCCGGTTGTTCCTGGAGAGCGACGGGCCGGCCGAGTTCGACGCGGTGCGCAGGCAGCGCGGCTGGGACTGGATCGGCGGCAACAAGCGGCTCCTCGGCCTGGACGACACCCGGCGCAGCCACGTGCTGGTCGTGCTCCTGACGACCATGATGCGCGAGGCGGGCCGCGAGGTGGCCGTCTGCGAGTCGGAGCGCGAGGCCACCGAGACGATCGACGAGGCGATCCGGCTGGTCAGGCGGGTGCTGCCGGCGTCGGCCGACTGA
- a CDS encoding lytic polysaccharide monooxygenase auxiliary activity family 9 protein, producing the protein MQITRKALVATALVAPALLTLTVAPAPAVAHGTMNNPPSRTMVCYTEGPESPDSAACRKAVELGGTQPLYDWNEVNLAAAAGRHRELIPDGRLCSAGRDKYRGFDQARADWPSTSLTSGAAHTFTYRATAPHKGAFELYVTKDGYDPTKPLKWSDLESRPFLTQRDPALSNGAYTLSGRLPVKSGRHLVYAIWQRSDSPEAFYSCSDVTFGGGNPNPAPTPTGTPTATPKPTPTPTDQPGGGTPVARMNAGIGLGTGTAGPGSQVKVTAVCGSGVRAVTSGAFTPRRTSPPATTRSWTTTLKAAGTGTFPVTATCADGSLARTTLKVTG; encoded by the coding sequence ATGCAGATCACCCGCAAGGCGCTCGTCGCCACCGCCCTGGTCGCCCCCGCACTGCTCACCCTGACTGTGGCACCCGCCCCCGCCGTCGCCCACGGCACCATGAACAACCCGCCCAGCCGGACCATGGTCTGTTACACCGAGGGCCCGGAGAGCCCGGACTCGGCCGCCTGCAGGAAGGCCGTGGAGCTCGGCGGCACCCAGCCGCTCTACGACTGGAACGAGGTCAACCTCGCCGCCGCCGCGGGCCGGCACCGGGAGCTGATCCCGGACGGCAGGCTGTGCAGCGCGGGCCGCGACAAGTACCGCGGCTTCGACCAGGCACGGGCCGACTGGCCGAGCACCTCGCTGACGAGCGGCGCCGCCCACACCTTCACCTACCGGGCCACCGCCCCGCACAAGGGCGCCTTCGAGCTCTACGTCACCAAGGACGGCTACGACCCCACCAAGCCGCTGAAGTGGTCGGACCTGGAGTCCAGGCCCTTCCTCACGCAGCGGGACCCGGCCCTGTCCAACGGCGCGTACACCCTGAGCGGCCGGCTGCCGGTCAAGAGCGGCCGGCACCTCGTCTACGCCATCTGGCAGCGCAGCGACAGCCCCGAGGCGTTCTACTCCTGCTCCGACGTCACCTTCGGCGGCGGCAACCCCAACCCCGCACCCACTCCGACGGGCACCCCCACCGCCACCCCCAAGCCCACGCCGACGCCCACCGACCAGCCCGGCGGCGGGACCCCGGTGGCGCGGATGAACGCCGGCATCGGGCTCGGCACGGGCACAGCCGGACCGGGCTCCCAGGTGAAGGTCACGGCCGTCTGCGGCTCGGGCGTGCGCGCCGTCACCTCCGGCGCCTTCACCCCGCGCCGCACCTCCCCGCCGGCGACGACGCGCTCCTGGACCACCACGCTCAAGGCCGCCGGAACGGGCACCTTCCCGGTCACGGCGACCTGCGCGGACGGCTCCCTGGCACGCACCACCCTGAAGGTCACCGGCTGA
- a CDS encoding sensor histidine kinase, whose product MRRTLAVLMVAVTSMVALAFLVPLALVVKETARSRALSDAERQASALVPVLALTTEADELGLAMARTEAGRHGRLAIHVKDGPTTGVSRAPRGEVARAVARTSASRVELPGGYALLRPVALDEDRGAVIEVFVPAGELTRGVTASWAVLSGVAVVLVLGSVLVGDRLGARVVRAARRLGSAATALGEGDLGERIHPDGPAELVAAATAFNAMAARVTRLLAAERELAADLSHRLRTPLTALRLSLDQLGPPAEPSRRALARLEEEVDTIITAARRPARAPRSCDAAEVLRDRLTFWSALAEDQSRPWRLTGATLPVSVPVPAGELTAAVDALLGNVFRHTAEGTAFGVTLHEGEDAVGILVADAGPGIRDPDAALERGASGAGSTGLGLDIARRLAESTGGSLRLDRSSLGGAQVQLWLRRTPLDRPRGGRSGRRG is encoded by the coding sequence ATGAGGCGGACACTGGCCGTGCTGATGGTCGCGGTCACCTCGATGGTGGCGCTGGCGTTCCTCGTGCCGCTCGCGCTGGTCGTCAAGGAGACCGCGCGGTCGCGAGCGCTGTCGGACGCCGAGCGCCAGGCGTCGGCGCTGGTGCCGGTGCTCGCGCTGACGACCGAGGCGGACGAACTGGGCCTGGCGATGGCCCGCACCGAGGCGGGCCGGCACGGCCGGCTGGCGATCCATGTCAAGGACGGCCCGACCACGGGCGTCTCGCGGGCGCCGCGCGGTGAGGTGGCCAGGGCGGTGGCGCGGACGAGCGCGAGCCGGGTCGAGCTGCCCGGCGGGTACGCGCTGCTGCGGCCGGTCGCGCTGGACGAGGACCGGGGCGCGGTCATCGAGGTGTTCGTGCCCGCCGGTGAGCTGACGCGGGGCGTCACCGCCTCGTGGGCGGTGCTGAGCGGGGTGGCGGTGGTGCTGGTGCTCGGCTCGGTGCTGGTCGGGGACCGCCTCGGCGCGCGGGTGGTCCGCGCTGCGCGCCGGCTCGGCTCCGCGGCCACCGCGCTGGGCGAGGGGGATCTCGGCGAACGCATCCACCCGGACGGGCCGGCCGAGCTGGTCGCGGCGGCGACGGCGTTCAACGCGATGGCCGCCCGGGTGACCAGGCTGCTCGCGGCCGAACGCGAGCTGGCGGCCGACCTGTCGCACCGGCTCCGCACGCCGCTCACCGCGCTGCGGCTCAGCCTCGACCAGCTCGGCCCGCCGGCCGAGCCGAGCAGGCGGGCGCTCGCCCGGCTGGAGGAGGAGGTCGACACGATCATCACGGCGGCCCGGCGGCCCGCCCGGGCGCCCCGGTCGTGCGACGCCGCCGAGGTGCTGCGTGACCGGCTGACGTTCTGGTCGGCGCTGGCCGAGGACCAGAGCCGACCGTGGCGGCTCACCGGCGCGACGCTGCCCGTGTCCGTGCCGGTACCGGCGGGCGAGCTGACCGCCGCCGTGGACGCGCTGCTCGGCAACGTCTTCCGGCACACCGCCGAGGGCACGGCGTTCGGCGTCACCCTGCACGAGGGCGAGGACGCGGTGGGCATCCTCGTGGCCGACGCCGGGCCCGGCATCCGCGACCCGGACGCCGCGCTGGAGCGAGGGGCGAGCGGCGCCGGATCCACCGGGCTGGGGCTGGACATCGCGCGCAGGCTGGCCGAGTCGACCGGCGGCTCGCTGCGGCTGGACCGCTCGTCGCTGGGCGGGGCACAGGTGCAGCTCTGGCTCCGTCGTACCCCGCTGGACCGCCCCCGCGGGGGCCGCTCCGGACGCCGGGGCTGA
- a CDS encoding MFS transporter, protein MSTQIARPATVLRAAPFLGFAGFGTFWGVWGASLPLLRTQAEVSDAEFGIALLFVAAGALPAMLLTGRLIDALGLRVAGVLLALLGVMGLVVSVTSATYAALCAGILLAGASSGASDVAINTLAATVEKRTGRPIVARSHAAFSATVAVSSLGAGALTGLADSLLANFAAAAVVTVALGLAVIAATRSVPAQDAVVPKSQDAPTHAGRALRWIALLMIGAVGALAFASENAYQSWCAVLLTDEFAASSPLAAVAPAAFATTAALARFAAATITFRRPIVTLASGSVIATTGGVLTAFAPTLPLALVGIVTAAAGTSILFPTLLSYGLRPIPDESRGRATSAISTVAYVGYLAGPAFFGLLADATGVQQAFLGIAALTAVLLATIPVLSALKRAADVRSPDETPYSIRTRPARTHRTPEP, encoded by the coding sequence ATGTCGACTCAGATCGCTCGCCCCGCCACAGTGCTCCGTGCCGCGCCGTTCCTCGGCTTCGCCGGATTCGGCACTTTCTGGGGTGTGTGGGGTGCCAGCCTCCCCCTGCTGCGAACCCAAGCCGAGGTGAGCGATGCAGAGTTCGGCATCGCACTGCTCTTCGTGGCCGCCGGGGCTCTGCCCGCCATGCTGCTGACCGGGCGGCTCATCGACGCGCTCGGGCTCCGTGTCGCCGGCGTGCTGCTCGCACTGCTGGGCGTCATGGGCCTCGTGGTTTCCGTCACGTCGGCGACCTATGCCGCATTATGCGCCGGCATCCTCCTGGCAGGAGCCAGTTCGGGAGCGTCTGATGTGGCGATCAACACGCTGGCGGCGACGGTTGAAAAGCGGACCGGACGCCCCATCGTGGCCCGCTCACACGCGGCGTTCTCCGCCACGGTCGCCGTCTCCAGCCTGGGCGCCGGTGCGCTTACCGGACTGGCCGACAGCCTGCTGGCGAACTTCGCCGCCGCCGCCGTAGTCACCGTGGCCCTCGGTCTGGCCGTTATCGCCGCGACGCGCTCAGTCCCCGCTCAGGACGCTGTCGTACCCAAGAGCCAGGACGCGCCGACGCACGCCGGTCGCGCGTTGCGGTGGATCGCCCTGCTCATGATCGGTGCGGTCGGCGCATTGGCGTTCGCATCGGAGAATGCCTACCAGTCCTGGTGTGCTGTCCTGCTGACCGACGAGTTCGCAGCCTCGTCCCCGCTGGCCGCCGTCGCGCCGGCGGCGTTCGCCACGACGGCCGCGCTGGCCCGTTTCGCCGCCGCCACGATCACATTCCGACGCCCGATCGTCACGTTGGCCAGCGGAAGCGTGATCGCCACGACCGGAGGCGTCCTAACGGCGTTCGCGCCCACGCTGCCGCTCGCACTGGTGGGCATCGTCACTGCCGCAGCAGGCACCTCGATACTCTTTCCCACCTTGCTGTCCTACGGGCTTCGACCGATCCCCGACGAGTCACGCGGACGAGCCACGTCCGCCATCTCCACAGTCGCCTATGTCGGTTACCTCGCCGGCCCCGCATTCTTCGGCCTGCTCGCTGACGCCACCGGAGTGCAGCAGGCGTTTCTGGGCATCGCCGCACTGACCGCCGTGCTTCTGGCGACGATCCCGGTACTGTCGGCGCTCAAGCGAGCAGCGGACGTCCGCTCTCCCGACGAGACGCCGTACTCGATTCGCACGCGACCAGCCCGAACGCACAGGACCCCGGAGCCTTAA
- a CDS encoding SRPBCC family protein has protein sequence MSTIEHSVDVNVPIRVAYNQWTQFESFPEFMEGVESVKQLSDTRTHWITEIAGVKREFDAEITEQHPDERIAWHSIDKPRQAGVVTFHRLNDDTTKVTLQMEYDPEGFVETAGDWLQLVRLRVRGDMERFKAFIESRGGETGAWRGDVPGPHQHGSGYDAGGAVPPGTGGNVPPGTVGGPDLTPGGTPGSGSTLPPPGPIPTRDEPPQGPRPVL, from the coding sequence ATGAGTACGATCGAGCATTCCGTAGACGTCAACGTTCCGATCAGGGTCGCCTACAACCAGTGGACCCAGTTCGAGAGCTTCCCCGAGTTCATGGAAGGCGTCGAGTCGGTCAAGCAGCTATCCGACACGCGCACCCACTGGATCACCGAGATCGCCGGGGTGAAGCGCGAGTTCGATGCGGAGATCACCGAGCAGCACCCGGACGAGCGCATCGCCTGGCACTCGATCGACAAGCCGCGCCAGGCCGGGGTGGTGACGTTCCACCGCCTCAACGACGACACCACCAAGGTCACGCTCCAGATGGAGTACGACCCCGAGGGCTTCGTCGAGACGGCCGGTGACTGGCTGCAACTCGTCCGCCTGCGCGTCCGCGGCGACATGGAGCGGTTCAAGGCGTTCATCGAGTCGCGCGGCGGCGAGACCGGCGCGTGGCGCGGCGACGTGCCCGGCCCGCACCAGCACGGCTCCGGCTACGACGCCGGCGGCGCCGTGCCGCCCGGCACCGGCGGGAACGTGCCTCCCGGGACGGTCGGCGGCCCCGACCTCACTCCCGGCGGCACCCCCGGCAGCGGCTCCACGCTGCCCCCGCCCGGCCCGATCCCGACCCGCGACGAGCCGCCCCAGGGCCCGCGTCCCGTCCTCTGA
- a CDS encoding response regulator transcription factor, whose product MATVLVVEDDELVRSAIIHELARRRHAVRSAGCALDALREISQRAPDAVVLDLGLPDLDGAEALRMVRGVSDVPVIVATARDDEAEIVRLLEAGADDYLVKPFSGDHLGARLDAVLRRARPAAPPEAVRVGGLVVDVNRREAVLDGGPISLTRREFDLLAYLAVRADRVVGRQELLTEVWRQAYGDDQTIDVHLSWLRRKLGESAARPRYLHTVRGVGVMLSAPR is encoded by the coding sequence ATGGCGACGGTGCTCGTAGTCGAAGACGACGAATTGGTCAGGTCTGCCATCATCCATGAGCTCGCCAGGCGGCGGCACGCGGTCCGCAGCGCGGGCTGCGCTCTGGACGCGCTGCGGGAGATCTCCCAGCGGGCGCCCGACGCGGTCGTCCTCGATCTCGGCCTGCCCGACCTGGACGGCGCGGAGGCCCTGCGGATGGTCCGCGGCGTCTCCGACGTGCCGGTCATCGTGGCCACGGCCCGTGACGACGAGGCGGAGATCGTCAGGCTGCTGGAGGCGGGCGCCGACGACTACCTGGTCAAGCCGTTCTCCGGGGACCACCTGGGCGCCCGGCTGGACGCGGTGCTGCGCAGGGCCAGGCCGGCCGCCCCGCCGGAGGCGGTCAGGGTGGGCGGGCTGGTCGTGGACGTCAACCGGCGCGAGGCCGTCCTCGACGGCGGACCGATCTCGCTCACCAGGCGGGAGTTCGACCTGCTCGCCTACCTGGCCGTCCGGGCCGACCGGGTGGTCGGCCGGCAGGAGCTGCTGACCGAGGTGTGGCGGCAGGCGTACGGCGACGACCAGACGATCGACGTGCACCTGTCGTGGCTGCGCCGCAAGCTGGGAGAGAGCGCCGCGCGGCCCCGCTACCTGCACACGGTGCGCGGCGTCGGCGTGATGCTCTCCGCTCCCCGGTAG
- a CDS encoding DUF523 domain-containing protein, which yields MERILVSACLMGRRVRYDGGAKTSADARLAEWRDEGRLVPFCPEVEGGLPTPRPAAEIEGGAGGAAVLAGAARVLAADGSDVTAEFLSGAQAALAVARSFGVRLAVLKEGSPSCGALAIYDGTFQGRRTPGQGVTAALLEANGIRVFTEDHLAEAADHLRVLES from the coding sequence ATGGAGAGGATCCTGGTCAGCGCGTGCCTCATGGGCCGGCGGGTGCGCTACGACGGCGGCGCCAAGACCAGCGCCGACGCGCGGCTGGCCGAGTGGCGCGACGAGGGCCGCCTGGTGCCGTTCTGCCCCGAGGTGGAGGGCGGGCTGCCGACGCCGCGGCCGGCCGCCGAGATCGAGGGCGGGGCGGGCGGCGCCGCGGTGCTGGCGGGCGCGGCGCGGGTGCTGGCCGCCGACGGTTCCGACGTGACGGCGGAGTTCCTGTCGGGCGCGCAGGCGGCGCTCGCGGTCGCACGGTCCTTCGGGGTACGGCTGGCGGTGCTGAAGGAGGGCAGCCCGTCGTGCGGCGCCCTGGCGATCTACGACGGCACGTTCCAGGGCCGGCGCACGCCCGGCCAGGGGGTCACCGCGGCGCTGCTGGAGGCCAACGGCATCCGCGTCTTCACCGAGGACCACCTCGCCGAGGCCGCCGACCACCTGCGTGTCCTGGAGTCGTGA